Proteins from one uncultured Fusobacterium sp. genomic window:
- the rnr gene encoding ribonuclease R, translating to MKIEKELEKLKEIFKNTKGKGLKLDEITKMLGWSPKFKKENREIIEKWVSDGELIKNNRGKYNLPETQGYIKGVFSIIKDRFAFVDTEDEGIFIPKSGFNGALDGDTVFVRLTAGMKGDRKKEGEVVRVISRDKDIVIGIFQKNKNFGFVTPTHSFGRDIYIPSIRMKNAENNQLVVVRITFWGDNERKPEGEIVEILGNPYDTKNMIEALIIREGMSETFPPEAMAEARRIPMEIGKKELEGRKDLRHLPIITIDGDDAKDLDDAVYVEKLKNGNYKLIVSIADVSHYIPEGSALDREAYKRGNSVYLVDRVLPMFPKEISNGICSLNPNEDKLTFTCEMEIDSKGKVVDSDTYKSVIKTAYRMTYNNVNKMIAGDEEALKTYAPIKDMVMDMLELSKIIREVKYKRGSIDFDIPEIKLVLDEKGKVEYIKSRDRGESERIIEDFMIAANETVAEKLFWLEIPSVYRTHEKPDMERIKNLNETLAKFKYRIHSLEEIHPKQFQKIIEDSKEKGINLLVHKMILMALKQAKYTVENYGHFGLASGYYTHFTSPIRRYADLTVHRILNSVLHGYPNKKTIIKNMEELPVTCAHISKTERAAMKVEDESVKIKLVEYMMDKVGEEYDATIVGFSNKRVFFETEDHIECFWDVVSAKHYYEFDERDYVMRDTDTGKFYSIGDKYKVTLVRASLAELEIEVTPNFVVDEGLILK from the coding sequence ATGAAAATAGAAAAAGAGTTAGAAAAATTAAAAGAGATATTTAAAAATACAAAGGGAAAAGGATTAAAACTTGATGAGATAACTAAGATGTTAGGTTGGTCTCCTAAATTTAAAAAGGAGAATAGGGAGATAATAGAAAAATGGGTAAGTGATGGAGAGCTTATTAAAAATAATAGAGGAAAGTATAATCTACCAGAAACTCAAGGATATATTAAGGGAGTATTTAGCATAATAAAAGATAGATTCGCCTTTGTAGATACTGAAGATGAGGGAATATTTATTCCTAAAAGTGGATTTAATGGAGCTCTTGATGGAGATACAGTATTTGTAAGACTTACAGCTGGTATGAAGGGAGATAGAAAAAAAGAGGGAGAAGTAGTAAGAGTAATAAGTAGAGATAAAGATATAGTTATAGGTATATTCCAAAAAAATAAGAACTTTGGTTTTGTAACTCCTACACACTCTTTTGGTAGAGATATCTATATTCCATCTATTAGAATGAAAAATGCTGAAAATAATCAGTTAGTAGTAGTAAGGATAACTTTCTGGGGAGATAATGAGAGAAAACCAGAAGGGGAGATTGTAGAGATACTTGGAAATCCATATGATACTAAAAATATGATAGAGGCATTAATAATTAGAGAGGGAATGTCTGAAACTTTCCCACCAGAAGCTATGGCAGAAGCTAGAAGAATACCTATGGAGATAGGGAAAAAAGAGTTAGAGGGAAGAAAGGATTTAAGACACCTACCTATTATAACAATAGATGGTGATGATGCTAAGGACTTAGACGATGCTGTCTATGTAGAGAAATTAAAAAATGGAAACTATAAACTAATTGTAAGTATAGCTGATGTATCTCACTATATTCCTGAAGGTTCAGCACTAGATAGAGAAGCATATAAGAGAGGAAACTCTGTATATTTAGTAGATAGAGTACTGCCAATGTTTCCAAAAGAGATATCTAATGGAATATGCTCTTTAAATCCTAATGAGGATAAACTTACTTTTACTTGTGAGATGGAGATAGATTCAAAAGGTAAAGTTGTAGACTCTGATACATATAAATCAGTTATAAAGACAGCATATAGAATGACATATAATAATGTTAATAAGATGATAGCTGGAGATGAAGAAGCATTAAAAACTTATGCTCCAATAAAAGATATGGTAATGGATATGCTAGAACTTTCTAAAATAATTAGAGAGGTAAAATATAAAAGAGGAAGTATAGATTTTGATATTCCAGAGATAAAACTTGTATTAGATGAGAAGGGAAAAGTTGAGTATATTAAGAGCAGAGATAGAGGGGAATCTGAAAGAATAATAGAGGATTTTATGATAGCTGCCAATGAAACAGTAGCAGAAAAACTTTTCTGGCTAGAGATACCATCAGTATATAGAACACATGAAAAACCAGATATGGAAAGAATAAAAAATCTAAATGAAACTCTAGCTAAATTTAAGTATAGAATACACTCTTTAGAGGAGATACACCCTAAACAATTCCAAAAAATCATAGAAGATTCTAAGGAAAAGGGAATAAATCTTCTTGTACATAAGATGATACTTATGGCATTAAAACAGGCTAAATATACAGTAGAAAATTATGGACACTTTGGACTTGCTTCAGGATACTATACTCACTTTACTTCGCCAATTAGAAGATATGCAGATTTAACTGTACATAGAATTTTAAACTCTGTACTTCATGGTTATCCAAATAAGAAAACTATTATAAAAAATATGGAGGAGTTACCTGTAACTTGTGCTCATATTTCTAAAACAGAGAGAGCTGCTATGAAAGTAGAAGATGAAAGTGTAAAAATTAAACTTGTAGAATATATGATGGATAAAGTTGGAGAAGAATATGATGCTACAATTGTTGGTTTCAGTAATAAGAGAGTATTCTTTGAAACAGAGGATCATATAGAGTGCTTCTGGGATGTAGTTTCTGCTAAACATTACTATGAATTTGATGAGAGAGATTATGTAATGAGAGATACAGATACTGGTAAGTTTTATAGTATTGGAGACAAATATAAGGTCACTTTAGTAAGAGCAAGTTTAGCTGAATTAGAGATTGAAGTTACACCTAATTTTGTTGTAGATGAAGGGCTAATATTAAAATAA
- a CDS encoding DNA methyltransferase, whose translation MLTWEEIETRAITFQNTWKKTEGDERQDAQTFEKDFMNIFGVDFRSGFHEYQLRLNDGSIGYIDYFLPAKIVIEMKSKGKSLAKAYTQAMDYVHALKPEEKPELVMVCDFDKIELHNLKRDIHYKPFKVSQLKNHVRIFGLLAGYKDKFEEKNEIELNTTASYKMAKLHDLLKEYGYEEHALEIYLVRLLFCLFADDTGIFEKDSFEEYIKSSSNDGSDLAMKMMLLFDILDTPMEKRMTNLSPELNKFRYINGNLFSEKLPSAIFDEKMRKLLIECCEFDWSKISPAIFGSMFQGVMDKEKRRELGAHYTSEENIMKVIRPLFLDELYKEFEKSKSTRKELANFHNKIANLKFLDPACGSGNFLILTYQKLRELEFEILKFLKSTSQLSLFDITSKVHINQFYGIEYEPFASEIAKISLLLMKHLMDRKVSNYFGQNIIDFPIKENANILNANALRVEWENVDYILGNPPYVGGMYQTPEQKEDVRELMGHIVGFGELDYITCWFYKASLLIEKNPKIKCAFVSTNSICQGQQVLVFWKELIENKKIKISFAYQSFIWSNEAKGKAKVHCIIVGIGKNIELVDKELFLNNGERKKVKNINGYLVEGEDIFISSQKKPISFEKEIKFGSMPRDGGFFILTEEEKEELEKLYPNCKAWIRKYIGAKEFIERTNRWVLWLKDVEISEIRKCPKIIERVENVRKFREGSKASGTRKYATTPTIFCQIAQPELGNYIAVPRVTSEKRDYIPIGFMNSNIIASDLIFIIPHAGLLEFALLTSSTHMQWVKAIAGRMKSDYRYAKDIVYNTFPFPKFDEKQKEKLERTGKKILEIREKYPQNSYADLYDPLFMPSDLRKAHQENDKAVWEAYGKKWTLGNEEECISYLMLLYKKMVK comes from the coding sequence ATGTTAACTTGGGAAGAAATAGAAACAAGAGCAATAACATTTCAAAATACTTGGAAAAAAACAGAGGGAGATGAAAGACAAGATGCCCAAACATTTGAAAAAGATTTTATGAATATCTTCGGAGTAGATTTCAGAAGTGGTTTTCACGAATATCAATTAAGATTAAATGATGGAAGTATAGGGTATATTGATTATTTTTTACCTGCAAAAATAGTAATAGAGATGAAATCAAAAGGGAAATCTCTTGCTAAGGCATATACTCAAGCTATGGATTATGTTCATGCTTTAAAACCTGAAGAAAAGCCTGAGCTTGTAATGGTATGTGATTTTGATAAGATAGAACTTCATAATCTTAAAAGAGATATTCATTATAAGCCTTTTAAAGTTAGTCAGCTAAAAAATCATGTAAGGATTTTTGGACTTTTAGCAGGATATAAAGATAAATTTGAGGAAAAAAATGAGATAGAGCTAAATACTACAGCTTCTTATAAAATGGCAAAGTTACATGATCTTTTAAAAGAATATGGCTATGAAGAACATGCTTTAGAAATATATCTAGTAAGACTTTTATTTTGCTTATTTGCTGATGATACAGGAATTTTTGAGAAAGATAGTTTTGAAGAATATATAAAATCTTCTAGTAATGATGGTAGCGACTTAGCAATGAAAATGATGTTACTCTTTGATATTTTAGATACTCCTATGGAAAAAAGAATGACTAATCTTTCACCTGAACTAAATAAATTTAGATATATTAATGGAAATCTTTTTTCTGAAAAACTTCCATCTGCTATTTTTGATGAAAAAATGAGAAAATTATTAATTGAGTGTTGTGAATTTGACTGGAGTAAAATAAGTCCTGCAATATTTGGTTCAATGTTTCAAGGAGTAATGGATAAAGAGAAAAGAAGAGAATTAGGAGCTCACTATACATCAGAAGAAAATATAATGAAAGTTATAAGACCATTATTTCTTGATGAGTTATACAAAGAATTTGAAAAGTCAAAATCAACACGTAAAGAATTAGCAAATTTTCATAATAAAATTGCTAATCTTAAATTTCTTGACCCAGCATGTGGAAGTGGAAATTTTTTGATTTTAACATATCAGAAATTAAGAGAATTAGAGTTTGAAATTTTAAAATTTTTAAAATCTACAAGTCAATTATCTTTATTTGACATTACTTCTAAAGTTCATATAAATCAATTTTATGGAATAGAATATGAACCTTTTGCTAGTGAAATAGCAAAAATTTCTTTACTTTTAATGAAACATTTAATGGATAGAAAAGTAAGTAATTATTTTGGTCAAAATATTATAGATTTTCCTATAAAAGAAAATGCTAATATATTAAATGCTAATGCTTTAAGGGTTGAATGGGAAAATGTAGACTATATTTTAGGAAATCCACCATATGTTGGAGGAATGTATCAAACTCCTGAGCAAAAAGAAGATGTTAGAGAGTTAATGGGACATATAGTAGGATTTGGAGAGTTAGATTATATAACTTGTTGGTTTTATAAAGCAAGTTTATTGATTGAAAAAAATCCTAAAATAAAATGTGCTTTTGTATCAACAAATAGTATTTGCCAAGGACAACAAGTTTTAGTATTTTGGAAAGAATTAATAGAAAATAAAAAAATAAAAATAAGTTTTGCATATCAAAGTTTTATTTGGAGTAATGAAGCTAAAGGAAAAGCAAAAGTTCATTGTATTATTGTTGGAATAGGAAAAAATATAGAACTTGTTGATAAAGAATTATTTTTAAACAATGGAGAAAGGAAAAAAGTAAAAAATATTAATGGATATTTAGTAGAAGGAGAAGATATATTTATATCTTCTCAAAAAAAACCAATCAGTTTTGAAAAAGAGATTAAATTTGGAAGTATGCCAAGAGATGGAGGTTTTTTTATCTTAACAGAAGAAGAAAAAGAAGAATTAGAAAAACTTTATCCTAATTGTAAAGCTTGGATAAGAAAATATATAGGAGCTAAAGAATTTATAGAACGTACTAATCGTTGGGTTTTATGGTTAAAAGATGTTGAAATATCAGAAATTAGAAAATGTCCTAAAATTATAGAAAGAGTAGAAAATGTAAGAAAATTTAGGGAAGGAAGTAAAGCAAGTGGAACTAGAAAATATGCCACTACTCCAACTATTTTTTGCCAGATAGCACAACCTGAATTAGGAAATTATATAGCTGTTCCAAGAGTAACATCTGAAAAAAGAGATTATATTCCAATAGGGTTTATGAATAGTAATATAATAGCTTCGGATTTAATATTTATAATTCCTCATGCAGGGTTATTGGAGTTTGCTTTATTAACTTCTAGTACTCATATGCAATGGGTTAAAGCTATTGCTGGTAGAATGAAAAGTGATTATAGATATGCAAAAGATATAGTTTATAATACCTTTCCATTTCCTAAATTTGATGAAAAACAAAAAGAAAAATTAGAAAGAACAGGGAAAAAAATATTAGAAATAAGAGAAAAGTATCCACAGAATAGTTATGCAGATCTTTATGATCCATTATTTATGCCATCAGATTTAAGAAAAGCTCATCAAGAAAATGATAAAGCAGTATGGGAAGCTTATGGGAAAAAATGGACATTAGGAAATGAAGAAGAGTGTATATCATATTTAA
- a CDS encoding GerMN domain-containing protein — protein MNKKLLIVVGVIWSLVLISGVTYYQMKKSSEKINIIEVEKKNNVVTDNTKEESIVLYVFSEGKDKLVKKEEKVLYQFKTRDKIEKIAELVFENLWLNKVLNTAQIEIRNIYIKDDTVYLDVDANILELKTENRKNLLAIYSLVNSITEIGNIRKVKILVDGKEETGSFSKVYTRNTNI, from the coding sequence TTGAACAAAAAATTATTAATAGTTGTTGGAGTAATTTGGAGTTTAGTATTAATAAGTGGTGTGACTTATTATCAAATGAAAAAATCTTCAGAAAAAATAAATATAATAGAAGTAGAAAAGAAAAATAATGTAGTTACAGATAATACTAAAGAAGAGAGTATAGTTCTATATGTTTTTTCTGAGGGAAAAGATAAGTTAGTAAAAAAAGAGGAAAAGGTATTATATCAATTTAAAACTAGAGATAAAATAGAGAAGATAGCTGAGTTAGTTTTTGAAAATCTATGGTTAAATAAAGTTTTAAATACTGCTCAAATTGAAATTAGAAATATCTATATTAAAGATGATACTGTTTATTTAGATGTAGATGCTAATATATTGGAGTTAAAGACTGAAAATAGAAAAAATTTATTAGCTATCTATTCATTAGTAAATAGTATTACAGAGATAGGAAATATTAGAAAAGTTAAGATTTTAGTTGATGGAAAAGAGGAAACAGGAAGCTTTTCTAAGGTTTATACAAGAAATACAAATATTTAA
- the yqeK gene encoding bis(5'-nucleosyl)-tetraphosphatase (symmetrical) YqeK — MLEKLRDIVRKRVTEKRYIHTLGVEEKAVELAKKYGVDEEKVRIAAILHDIAKSMEIDKMEEICKANFLDELTEEDMKISEILHGFVGYIIVRDELKIDDIEILEAIKYHTIGKKGLSLLGRIIYIADGIEKNRVYPGVDKIRELVDKNLDEGIIYEIDRKIVYLESVGGKIHKNTLEMRNWLKDSLDGGKI, encoded by the coding sequence ATGTTAGAAAAATTAAGAGATATAGTTAGAAAAAGAGTTACAGAAAAAAGATATATACATACTTTAGGTGTGGAAGAAAAAGCTGTTGAATTGGCTAAAAAATATGGTGTAGATGAGGAAAAAGTGAGAATAGCAGCAATACTACATGACATAGCTAAAAGTATGGAAATAGATAAGATGGAGGAGATTTGTAAAGCAAATTTTTTAGATGAGTTAACTGAAGAGGACATGAAAATATCTGAAATTCTTCATGGATTTGTGGGATATATTATAGTAAGAGATGAACTGAAAATAGATGATATAGAGATTTTAGAAGCTATAAAATATCACACTATTGGAAAGAAAGGACTCTCTTTATTAGGAAGAATAATATATATAGCTGATGGAATAGAGAAAAATAGAGTTTATCCTGGAGTGGATAAGATAAGGGAGTTAGTAGATAAAAATTTAGATGAGGGAATTATCTATGAGATAGATAGAAAGATTGTATATCTTGAGAGTGTTGGAGGAAAGATACACAAAAATACTCTTGAGATGAGAAATTGGTTAAAGGATAGTTTAGATGGAGGTAAAATATGA
- the dnaJ gene encoding molecular chaperone DnaJ: protein MAEKRDYYEVLGISKGASEDEIKKAYRKAAMKYHPDKFSNASEKEKKEAEEKFKEVNEAYQVLSDSQKRAQYDQFGHAAFEQGAGGFGGGFNGFGGAGGFEDIFSSFFGGGGSGFGGFGGFGGSSRRSYVEPGRDLRYQVEITLEEAATGVEKTIKYKRNGKCGSCNGTGAESGSSMKTCPKCKGKGYIEVTQRTILGNMVSHAECDECHGKGQIPEKKCKTCGGTGIVKETVEKKIKIPAGIEDGQKLRLDGMGEASETGGPNGDLYVVIRVKDHAIFERRGMDIYCEVPIKFTTAALGGEVEVPTLKGKKNMKIPAGTQTGKMFRMRGEGIQALRGSMVGDEIVQVVVETPIDLNEKQQELLRAFEDSLKEKNYKKHKTFLDKVKAFFK from the coding sequence ATGGCAGAAAAAAGAGATTACTATGAAGTTCTAGGAATATCTAAAGGAGCTTCAGAAGATGAGATAAAAAAAGCATATAGAAAAGCAGCCATGAAATACCACCCTGATAAATTCAGTAACGCTAGTGAAAAAGAGAAAAAAGAAGCTGAAGAAAAATTTAAAGAGGTAAATGAAGCTTATCAAGTTTTATCAGATAGTCAAAAGAGAGCTCAATATGACCAATTTGGACATGCTGCCTTTGAACAAGGAGCTGGAGGATTTGGTGGAGGATTTAATGGCTTTGGTGGAGCTGGAGGATTTGAAGATATATTCAGTTCATTCTTCGGTGGAGGAGGTTCTGGATTTGGAGGCTTCGGTGGATTTGGTGGTTCTTCAAGAAGAAGTTATGTGGAACCTGGTAGAGATTTAAGATACCAAGTTGAAATTACTTTAGAGGAAGCAGCTACAGGAGTAGAAAAAACTATTAAATATAAGAGAAATGGAAAATGTGGAAGCTGTAATGGAACAGGAGCAGAGTCTGGAAGTTCTATGAAAACTTGTCCAAAATGTAAAGGAAAAGGATATATTGAGGTAACTCAAAGAACTATCCTTGGAAATATGGTAAGTCATGCAGAGTGTGATGAGTGCCATGGAAAAGGACAAATTCCAGAGAAAAAATGTAAAACTTGTGGTGGAACAGGTATTGTAAAAGAAACTGTTGAAAAGAAAATTAAGATACCAGCAGGAATAGAAGATGGACAAAAATTAAGATTAGATGGAATGGGAGAAGCTAGTGAAACAGGTGGACCTAATGGGGATTTATATGTAGTTATCAGAGTAAAAGACCATGCTATTTTTGAGAGAAGAGGAATGGATATTTACTGTGAAGTACCTATTAAATTCACAACTGCTGCTTTAGGTGGGGAAGTTGAAGTACCTACATTAAAAGGTAAGAAAAATATGAAAATACCAGCAGGAACTCAAACAGGTAAGATGTTTAGAATGAGAGGAGAGGGAATCCAAGCTCTTAGAGGTTCTATGGTAGGAGATGAAATAGTACAAGTAGTTGTAGAAACTCCAATTGATTTAAATGAAAAACAACAAGAGTTATTAAGAGCTTTTGAAGATAGCTTAAAAGAAAAAAACTATAAGAAGCATAAGACATTTTTAGATAAAGTTAAAGCATTTTTTAAATAG
- the yajC gene encoding preprotein translocase subunit YajC: MEQLLGKYGGMILTFVIWIAVFYFLLILPNKKKQKKQQEMLDSIKEGSEVVTVGGIKGTVVAVLGDYVEVRVDKGVKITFRKSAIATVLQ; encoded by the coding sequence ATGGAACAACTACTAGGTAAATACGGTGGAATGATATTAACATTTGTTATATGGATAGCTGTATTCTATTTCCTATTAATACTACCTAATAAGAAAAAACAAAAGAAACAACAAGAGATGTTAGACTCTATAAAAGAGGGTTCTGAAGTTGTTACTGTTGGAGGAATAAAAGGAACAGTTGTAGCTGTGTTAGGAGATTATGTAGAAGTAAGAGTAGATAAAGGTGTAAAAATTACTTTTAGAAAATCTGCAATTGCTACAGTATTACAATAG
- a CDS encoding N-acetylmuramoyl-L-alanine amidase, producing the protein MRKLLILFLILGSFCFGGTISSVSEKGNKLSFIFTGSNKSAYQINYDSYNRLIFIEFPDSNLSTKINDKNYTSKYVEDFSTIDYGSSVGFFIKLNKNISYSTSFSGNDFVLSFNDKSGKKQYTIAIDAGHGGKDPGAIGYNKYYEKNIALSVAKYLRDELKKDFNVVMTRDTDVFVTLGERPRIANRAKADMFISIHVNSAIKNTLTGTEVFYFSKKSSPYAERIAAFENSVGDKYGEKTNNIVQIMGELAYKKNQEISIRFAKKTSAALAKAMDMKDRGIHGANFAVLRGFNGPGVLIELGFINNKNDIGKLTSTSSQKKMAQEIAKMVRENFY; encoded by the coding sequence ATGAGAAAACTTTTAATACTATTTCTAATTTTAGGGAGTTTTTGTTTTGGAGGAACTATTAGTTCTGTAAGTGAAAAGGGAAATAAACTTTCATTTATCTTTACAGGAAGCAATAAATCAGCTTATCAAATAAACTATGATTCATATAATAGATTAATTTTTATTGAATTTCCTGATAGTAATTTGTCTACTAAAATAAATGATAAAAATTATACTTCAAAATATGTAGAAGATTTTTCTACTATTGATTATGGTAGTTCAGTAGGTTTTTTTATAAAATTAAATAAAAATATATCTTATTCTACATCTTTTAGTGGAAATGATTTCGTTCTTTCTTTTAATGATAAGAGTGGAAAAAAACAATATACCATAGCTATTGATGCAGGACATGGTGGAAAAGACCCTGGAGCCATAGGATATAATAAATACTATGAGAAAAATATAGCTTTATCTGTGGCAAAATATCTAAGAGATGAATTGAAAAAAGATTTTAATGTGGTGATGACGAGAGACACAGATGTTTTTGTTACTTTAGGAGAGAGACCAAGAATTGCCAATAGAGCTAAAGCTGATATGTTTATTAGTATTCATGTAAACTCAGCTATAAAAAATACTTTAACAGGAACAGAGGTGTTCTATTTCTCTAAAAAATCATCTCCTTATGCAGAGAGAATAGCAGCTTTTGAAAATAGTGTAGGGGATAAATATGGAGAAAAAACTAATAATATAGTTCAAATAATGGGAGAACTAGCTTATAAAAAAAATCAAGAGATATCTATTAGATTTGCTAAAAAGACTTCTGCTGCTTTGGCAAAAGCTATGGATATGAAAGATAGAGGAATACATGGAGCTAATTTTGCTGTACTTAGAGGATTTAATGGACCTGGTGTGTTGATAGAGTTAGGATTTATAAATAATAAAAATGATATAGGAAAATTAACAAGTACAAGTTCACAAAAGAAAATGGCACAAGAGATAGCTAAAATGGTTAGAGAAAATTTCTATTAA
- a CDS encoding aldose 1-epimerase family protein, with translation MELKINNGLLEVRLESFGAELVGLRDLENDREYMWQKDPKFWAKCSPILFPFVGALKDNRYLYEGKEYNITTRHGFARDNEFKINSQTENSIEFLFESNEGTKKVYPFDFKLYLKYILEGKKLRLEYRVENLGDKKMYFSLGAHPAFATPLTSGIEYSDYYIEFEKEESGEVNILNGLYVNSQVKEKAFDGKKIVLNRDIFSKDALIIENPNSSEIMLKNDKNNYKVKFTYEGFKYIAFWNVPGAEYVCLEPWCGITDYDNCTGNIEDKKGIETLEVGEKFIRNIDIEIL, from the coding sequence ATGGAATTAAAAATAAATAATGGATTATTAGAAGTTAGATTAGAAAGTTTTGGTGCAGAATTAGTAGGACTTAGAGATTTAGAAAATGATAGAGAATATATGTGGCAAAAAGACCCAAAATTCTGGGCTAAATGTTCTCCTATACTATTTCCTTTTGTAGGGGCTTTAAAGGATAATAGATATCTTTATGAAGGTAAAGAATACAATATTACAACTAGACATGGTTTTGCTAGAGATAATGAATTTAAAATAAATTCTCAAACAGAAAATAGTATTGAATTTCTATTTGAAAGTAATGAGGGAACAAAGAAAGTTTATCCTTTTGATTTTAAACTTTATTTAAAATATATTTTAGAAGGAAAAAAATTAAGATTAGAATATAGAGTAGAAAATTTAGGAGATAAAAAAATGTATTTCTCATTAGGAGCTCATCCAGCTTTTGCTACTCCTCTAACTTCAGGAATAGAATACTCAGATTACTATATAGAGTTTGAAAAAGAGGAGAGTGGAGAGGTAAATATATTAAATGGGCTATATGTTAACTCTCAAGTTAAAGAGAAAGCTTTTGATGGAAAGAAAATAGTTTTAAATAGAGATATTTTTTCAAAAGATGCTTTAATTATAGAAAATCCAAATTCAAGTGAAATTATGTTAAAAAATGATAAAAATAATTATAAAGTAAAATTTACTTATGAAGGATTTAAGTATATAGCTTTCTGGAATGTTCCAGGAGCTGAATATGTATGTTTAGAACCTTGGTGTGGAATTACTGACTATGATAACTGTACAGGAAATATAGAGGATAAAAAAGGAATAGAAACTTTAGAAGTAGGAGAAAAATTTATAAGAAATATAGATATAGAAATTCTATAA